Genomic window (Rosa chinensis cultivar Old Blush chromosome 6, RchiOBHm-V2, whole genome shotgun sequence):
tagtgaagctaaactactgaatgaaggaaaagacGCAATCTCAGcagtattcatgtttgtgatatttTTGACGTTAGCAATGATTGATTCTTTCATGGGCAATCAATCTGGtcttgtaactgatgattggCAATAACACCTCCTGATGCTCATTCAAGTTAATTGCCCCAAACTTTGGTAACGTTTCTCCTGACAATCAATCTCTTTGAATTAGCCGCGGTCATTCATTACGACTCGTGGGTCCGCAGTCATTCATTACGACTTGTGATTCATTTGGTCTCTCCTGATCTAATAACGGCTCTGTACACACGTCATCTTCGGTCATAAATTTAacaataaacatttaatgtGCCGTGGCTAATCGAGAATCAACTTTGTAAATCTTTAATGTGTCGCGGCTAATTCATTACGCCTTGTGGGTACGCCTTGTGGGTCGGGCCCACCTATCTGTCACGTGAGCCTTGCCAAAATATTGGTTCAAACAGTAAGCAATCAGTATCGTAAAAGTAGGTCAAATGGGTACCAGCTGAGAAGGAGCCACGAAGTTTTCAATTGAGCTACCGAAAATTAGGGATGCAATATGATTGATCTATATATGGACGAAAACTAATCCTCCTCGATCTAAAGTGTTGATAAATGATATCTGGAGGGTCAGTAAGGCATGCAAACAACCTATATTGGTAATTACGTAAGTAAAAATATGATCCAGAACAATCCATCACATGTACAGCAAACAACCAAAGCCAATAAGGTTAGGAATATTAACCAGACAAAAAGATGGAGGAATCGAAACCCGCCATCCCCTTGATTTACTTTTCACTTCTCATTTGCAAGATACagtaaattttctaattatattGATACGAaagttttaataaaaaattaaaaaaataaaaaaaatccctGTTAAAGGCCTTCAAGAGATGTGATAGCTTCTGAATAAATTGTCCTAGACTTTATATTGTGTTCTATTTCAAGTTAGACGTGTAAGGGGCCAATTTCATTGAACAAAAATCTCACTTTTAGAAGGTCGAAATTAGTCGATCAATCAAGCTAATATGATAGCTTAATAAATTGTCCCTAGTACACGTGAAAAACATAATTTCGGCTtcccaacaaaagaaaaacatatattatttatgaaatattaataaattttgaaaacaTGGATCAGGCCCTACCAGTTGAGCTAAGCTGTATGATGTTCTGCCACTATAAATATGGAAGTGTTCTAGTAGAAATATGAACCAAACAGAGAGAAAACCAATCAAAAACATAAGAGATAATGGAGGTAGAGCAAGTTCTTCACATGAATGGCGGAGATGGCAAAACAAGCTACGCAAACCACTCACTTCTTCAAGTtagtctctctctatctctctctctctctctctctctctccccctcaaTTTTCTTTATGAAAAAGATTAACATGGTCCTAgctgttttaatttcttttagagAGCTGTGATTTCGACGGTGAAGCCTATTGTGGATGCAACCATAGAGGAGCTCTGCAGCACTCTCTTCCCGGAGTGTCTGAAAATAGCGGACTTGGGATGCTCTTCGGGGCCCAATACCCTACTGGTAGTATCAGACATCATAGCCAACATCCAGAACACGTTTCGAAAGCTCAACCTTCCCCCGCCATCGCTTCAAGCATTCTTGAATGACCTTCCCCGGAACGATTTCAACACGGTGTTCAGGTCACTGCCTGGCTTCTATAACAAGCTCGATGAAGAACATGAGAACAAGTCGGGTCCTTGTTTCATTGCAGCAATGCCCGGTTCCTTTTATGGGAGGCTCTTTCCTGACAACTCTCTCCACTTTGTTCATTCTTCCTATGCTCTCATGTGGATCTCTGAGGTAAATACTCTTGATTGTGGTTTGTACGTcggttttgttcttcttcttgtttttttattttttttaaaatttttttttttattttttttttaagaaaaatctTAGTTCAAACTAATCTATTATGCTAATATATGCCTCAATGATTGACTAATGGAAATTCAACATGATCTCTATGCGCAGGTCCCAAAAGGTTTGGTAACGAAAGGAGGAGAGGGACTGAACAAGGGGAACATATATATAGCCAAGACAAGCTCACCCGCTGTGTTTAATGAATACTTTGAGCAATTCAAAAGGGACTTCACAGTCTTTCTGAGGTCTCGGGCACAAGAGCTAGTCCCGGGAGGTAGTATGGTCCTCACAACAATGGGCAGCATAAATAGCAAAGATCCCCTCTGCATTTGGGAATTTGTCGGATTAAAACTCCATGACATGGTTTTAGATGTATGCAACTATGCATGTGCCAGGCATTAAATTTCTTCATTTTGGATACGATAATCTTTCTCTCACTAACATACTATGATGAATTTTTCAGGGTTTGATTGAAGAGGAAAAATTGGACACATTCAATTTGCCATACTACGCACCAACAACGGATGAGGTGAAAGAGGTAATCGAGGCTGAAGGTTCTTTTACCCTGCAAAACCTCGAAGTTTTCAGAAATGACTGGGACTCTTATATAAAACAAGCTAACTGTGGCTTTGACAAGAATGCGAGGGCAGCAGTACTGTCCACTGACATAAGAGCTGTGGGAGAGCCTATTCTGGCCAGCCAATTCGGAGAGGAAGCCATGGACGATTTATTTCGCAGGTTTGAAGAAGATGTTCTTGATCACATGGAAAAGGAGAAGTGCCAGTTCATTAATCTGGTTATCTCGTTAACTAAGAAGCGTTGAATATGAATGTGCTGCAGAGATTCTATTGCTTCTGTTTATTTTGGTGGATTCcctgttttattgttttgttgaaTAAATTTTCATATTGTAGTGTGCAATTCCTAGCTAGCCTGCAGCTCCTGCAAGGTTTAGGCCCATCCCGATTTGGTTAGCAAGTTTAAGAATACTTGGTAGTCTATTTGAATTCTGGAAATGAGTTATGATTAAAGGCGTGCAAGTATACAATATGAAGCCCATGCGTGTTTTGCGGCTACAAATATGCAAAATTCCAGTAGGTACCTTCGTATATTGCTCTCTAGTTATCTCTACTTGGTGTGGTGGGAGTACGTTAAACTCTCAAAATCCTCTTATATAAATTGTGGCTAATAAGATACACACGGTCTTTCTAGCGaaagatttttaatttttaatttatttttaaaggATCGCTTATCAtatccacttttcgatcacatatcctCATCTCAatcattcaatttttaggtctatatgagtaaatcacctttgcaaattttcagccaaattgataatagtTAAGGCATCcataactgcgatttacaattataaacatgaacgatttaggttagacagattcagtttgttcattgatttaatctagctagttcgataccttaacgatcatcaatttggttaaaaatttccaaaagtgaTCTTAGGACcttaaaactgaacggtcgagataccAAAATGCGATCGAAAAGTAGGTCTCACAAAGAATCCCTTTAATGACCAACAAAAAGAATCCCTTAATAGAAGGGCCCTCATTAGCTACATATGATATCGTGCTATCCTATATGGATGGAAAAGAAAATGTAGGCACTAAGGATTGAAATATccgcgatatttccgatatatccCCCAATATCTCTTTTTTGGGAAGACTGATATATCTTAAGGGATTAATATCTTATCTTCTACTGTTTGTGCAAAATTTCTCcaacatcgtcaaatatcctcgatatattagatatttgagatatatccctgataaaatgaagaaatatctgtaaaatctgatgaaaaaaagaagaaggaaaaactcAATAATTGTCTAAATGCAAATATGTGTGAGTAGAGATCTCTTTAAGGAAAATgtgggtgaggagaaatcccctcaaggcgaatctgggtgaggagaaataccctcaaggaGATTCTGGGTGAggagtaattctctaaatgcaaatttGTATAaggagagatctcctcaaggcGAATTTGGGTGAGGAGTATTCCCTCCGAGGGAAATCGGAGTGAGAAGtggaatctaggtgaggagaaattGTTTGAAGATGAATCTGGACTCTATGTAGTCTGTACTTGAAcaatagaaagaagataaaggttcaattattcaaatgtgACCAAGTGACTTTGCAGAAGGAACCGTATATATGGATGACAAGATGAGAACAGAGTATAGACTATGCATCTTAAAGAGGTGAGGAACAATGAAGCTAGCTACTGTGTAGTCTGTAACTCTGTGTAGTCTGTAGTTGAACAGCATAAAAAAGCTAAAGGTTCAAATGTTAAA
Coding sequences:
- the LOC112168949 gene encoding S-adenosyl-L-methionine:benzoic acid/salicylic acid carboxyl methyltransferase 3, whose product is MEVEQVLHMNGGDGKTSYANHSLLQRAVISTVKPIVDATIEELCSTLFPECLKIADLGCSSGPNTLLVVSDIIANIQNTFRKLNLPPPSLQAFLNDLPRNDFNTVFRSLPGFYNKLDEEHENKSGPCFIAAMPGSFYGRLFPDNSLHFVHSSYALMWISEVPKGLVTKGGEGLNKGNIYIAKTSSPAVFNEYFEQFKRDFTVFLRSRAQELVPGGSMVLTTMGSINSKDPLCIWEFVGLKLHDMVLDGLIEEEKLDTFNLPYYAPTTDEVKEVIEAEGSFTLQNLEVFRNDWDSYIKQANCGFDKNARAAVLSTDIRAVGEPILASQFGEEAMDDLFRRFEEDVLDHMEKEKCQFINLVISLTKKR